Proteins encoded in a region of the Mycobacterium branderi genome:
- a CDS encoding enoyl-CoA hydratase/isomerase family protein: MTAADDRVLFEVDPAKRIATITLNNPQQRNSYDATMRDAIARYLDRVADDDDLTVVLLRGADGVFSTGADMNNAYGWYGERGKPDAKSRPSQRRRLAVDRKSFGFYHNLMGFPKVTVGEISGYALGGGFEIALMTDISVIARDTKIGMPATRFLGPALGSLHMFFHRLGPVLARRLLLTGDIIEAGTVEHLGIFTDTCDRGMVTKRARYWAEKAAKMPADGVVIAKEAFRLVEQSQAYQGEEVASYLFHAFGTNLQFAPGEFNFVKTRAQHGTKEAFRLRDEHFDVPEPDAP, from the coding sequence ATGACAGCCGCAGACGACCGCGTCCTCTTCGAGGTCGATCCCGCAAAGCGAATCGCCACGATCACGTTGAACAATCCCCAGCAACGCAACTCCTATGACGCCACAATGCGCGACGCCATTGCGCGCTACCTGGATCGGGTTGCCGACGACGACGACCTCACCGTGGTGCTCTTGCGCGGAGCCGACGGCGTTTTCAGCACCGGTGCCGACATGAACAACGCATACGGCTGGTACGGCGAGCGCGGCAAGCCGGATGCCAAAAGCCGTCCCAGTCAGCGCCGCCGGCTGGCGGTGGATCGCAAATCGTTTGGCTTTTACCACAACCTGATGGGTTTTCCGAAGGTCACCGTCGGGGAGATCAGCGGCTACGCACTCGGCGGGGGCTTCGAGATAGCGCTGATGACCGACATTTCGGTGATCGCGCGCGACACGAAAATCGGTATGCCCGCCACCCGCTTTCTGGGTCCGGCGCTGGGCAGCCTGCATATGTTCTTCCACCGGCTGGGGCCGGTGCTGGCACGGCGGTTACTTTTGACCGGCGACATCATCGAGGCCGGCACCGTCGAACATCTCGGAATCTTCACCGACACGTGCGATCGCGGCATGGTCACCAAGCGGGCACGGTATTGGGCGGAGAAGGCCGCGAAAATGCCCGCCGATGGCGTGGTTATCGCCAAGGAGGCGTTCCGGCTCGTCGAGCAGAGTCAGGCGTACCAGGGGGAGGAGGTGGCCAGCTACCTGTTCCACGCATTCGGAACGAACTTGCAATTCGCGCCTGGGGAATTCAACTTCGTCAAGACCCGCGCGCAGCACGGAACCAAAGAAGCATTCCGGTTACGCGACGAACACTTCGACGTCCCGGAGCCCGACGCGCCGTAG
- a CDS encoding TetR/AcrR family transcriptional regulator — translation MEVPLVAKQATAEKRQRRERGSINPDDIISGAFELAEQVSIDNLSMPLLGKHLGVGVTSIYWYFRKKDDLLNAMTDRALSKYVFATPYVEASDWRETLRNHARSMRKTFLGNPILCDLILIRSALSPKAARLGVQEIEKAIAGLVEAGLSPEEAFDTYSAVSVHVRGSVVLHRLHQKNQATENGGRTIEDAMVIDAETTPLLAKMTAKGYHIGAPDDNNFEYGLECILDHASRLIEQRSKPAARQRKPAKPRRTKSAR, via the coding sequence ATGGAGGTGCCCCTCGTGGCCAAGCAAGCGACCGCCGAAAAGCGTCAGCGACGCGAACGCGGATCCATCAATCCCGACGACATCATCAGCGGTGCGTTCGAGCTCGCCGAGCAGGTGTCGATCGACAACCTGAGCATGCCGCTGCTCGGCAAGCACCTCGGCGTGGGAGTCACCAGCATCTACTGGTACTTCCGGAAAAAGGACGACCTGCTCAACGCGATGACCGACCGCGCGCTGAGCAAGTACGTGTTCGCCACACCGTACGTCGAAGCCAGCGACTGGCGCGAAACGTTGCGCAATCACGCCCGCTCGATGCGGAAGACATTCCTGGGCAACCCGATCCTGTGCGACCTGATTTTGATTCGGTCCGCGCTGAGTCCCAAAGCAGCGAGACTGGGAGTTCAGGAAATCGAGAAGGCGATCGCGGGTCTGGTCGAAGCGGGCTTGTCGCCGGAGGAGGCGTTCGACACCTACTCCGCGGTGTCGGTGCATGTTCGCGGATCGGTGGTCCTGCATCGGCTGCACCAGAAGAACCAGGCGACCGAGAATGGCGGGCGCACCATCGAGGACGCCATGGTCATCGACGCCGAAACCACGCCGCTGCTTGCCAAGATGACGGCAAAGGGCTACCACATCGGCGCTCCCGACGACAACAACTTCGAATACGGGCTGGAGTGCATCCTCGACCACGCCAGCCGGTTGATCGAACAGAGATCGAAACCAGCTGCCCGGCAACGCAAACCAGCTAAGCCGAGACGAACTAAGTCGGCACGCTGA
- a CDS encoding FadR/GntR family transcriptional regulator encodes MAHIRQPRVAEIVASRLRDDILSGRLKEGDVLPSQESMFGEFGVSPPALREAIHILEADGLISVRRGNVGGAVVHQPTAERTAQMISMVLQARAATPADVSEALLHLEPICAGMCAAREDRMTEVVPYLQAEIDTQEEQFDDIERYVPNARRFHEALVSRCGNEPMILLIGSLELIWSAHESSVWSDDGIHAPMAGKTRRAALRDHQRLLDAIRDGSAARAVRLAQDHLAAARRNTLAFGTDKTIEANRMSNGGRRKESLR; translated from the coding sequence ATGGCGCACATTCGCCAACCACGTGTCGCCGAAATCGTGGCGTCGCGATTGCGCGACGACATCCTGTCCGGACGGCTCAAGGAAGGCGACGTGCTGCCGTCCCAGGAGAGCATGTTCGGCGAATTCGGGGTGAGCCCCCCGGCGCTCCGCGAGGCGATCCACATTTTGGAGGCGGACGGGCTGATCTCGGTGCGCCGCGGCAACGTCGGCGGCGCGGTGGTGCATCAGCCGACGGCCGAACGCACGGCACAGATGATCAGCATGGTTTTGCAGGCGCGGGCCGCGACACCCGCCGACGTCAGCGAAGCGCTGCTGCATCTGGAACCGATCTGCGCCGGCATGTGCGCTGCCCGCGAAGACCGGATGACCGAAGTGGTGCCCTATCTGCAGGCTGAAATCGACACGCAGGAAGAACAATTCGACGATATCGAGCGCTACGTGCCCAATGCCCGGCGGTTCCATGAGGCGCTGGTCTCCCGATGCGGCAACGAACCGATGATCCTGCTGATCGGCTCGCTGGAACTGATCTGGTCCGCGCACGAGTCGTCGGTGTGGAGCGACGACGGCATCCACGCGCCGATGGCAGGCAAAACCAGGCGCGCCGCATTACGTGACCATCAGCGTCTGCTCGACGCCATCCGCGACGGCAGTGCGGCGCGAGCGGTCCGGCTGGCACAAGACCACCTGGCCGCCGCGCGTCGCAACACTCTTGCCTTCGGCACCGACAAAACCATTGAGGCCAATCGGATGTCGAATGGCGGGCGCAGAAAGGAGTCGCTCAGATGA